Proteins encoded in a region of the Melospiza georgiana isolate bMelGeo1 chromosome 2, bMelGeo1.pri, whole genome shotgun sequence genome:
- the LOC131080231 gene encoding C->U-editing enzyme APOBEC-1-like — protein MYRRKMRGMYISKRALRKHFDPREYPKETYLLCELKWRGGVRSWQHWVRNDDYNDCHAEQYFLEEIFEPRYYNICDMTWYLSYSPCWECCDVIRDFLEEQTNVNICIHVARLYYVNYPINCQALRELNRLEKVTIKAMEAEDYDYCRETFIQRGVHCDFSPKRFQSEIQRNRVKLEDILQDLHL, from the exons ATGTACCGCAGAAAGATGAGAGg CATGTATATCTCTAAGAGAGCATTAAGAAAACACTTTGATCCCCGGGAGTATCCAAAGGAGACATACCTACTGTGCGAGCTGAAGTGGCGTGGGGGCGTCAGATCTTGGCAGCACTGGGTCAGAAATGACGATTACAACGACTGCCATGCAGAACAGTACTTCCTGGAGGAAATCTTTGAGCCAAGATACTACAATATCTGTGACATGACCTGGTACCTGTCCTATAGCCCCTGCTGGGAGTGCTGTGATGTTATTCGGGATTTCCTGGAGGAGCAGACCAATGTGAACATCTGCATACACGTGGCACGGCTGTACTACGTAAACTATCCCATAAACTGCCAGGCCCTCAGGGAACTTAACCGCTTGGAGAAAGTGACCATTAAAGCCATGGAAGCCGAAG ACTATGATTACTGTCGGGAGACCTTCATACAGCGAGGTGTCCACTGTGATTTCTCGCCCAAGAGGTTTCAATCAGAGATACAGAGGAATCGTGTAAAGCTCGAAGACATCCTTCAG GATCTTCATTTGTag
- the LOC131096887 gene encoding homeobox protein NANOG-like — translation MSAHLAPPQYVLYPGAARYGDYYWFSAGSMDSAPTEEAPAPDALPLPAAKTPSPPVDSPASSSSGTLTQYHTPDSATSPTAAGSPSPHSSLQKAKAQGKGVVKTGKSRTAFSQEQLKALHQRFQSQKYLSPQQIRELAAALQLTYKQVKTWFQNQRMKFKRCQKESQWMDKGMYLPQNGVHQAAYLDIAPAFHQVFPAGSSRNFQAVSNVHQAYSSGQMFGNGQNLYSFPSVEDEGLFGKGGTSCNTQQTMGLLSQQMNFYHSYFDNIDYVSVEVDDTFNFQSSSDTVTPFSSSPIQNQCQLPWHPMGAQSGYESQV, via the exons ATGAGCGCCCACCTCGCCCCGCCGCAGTATGTGCTGTACCCGGGCGCGGCCAGGTACGGCGACTATTACTGGTTCTCCGCAGGCAGCATGGACAGCGCGCCCACCGAGGAGGCTCCGGCGCCGGACGCGCTCCCGCTGCCCGCGGCCAAGACGCCCAGTCCCCCAG TTGactctccagcctcctccagctccgGGACGCTCACGCAGTACCACACCCCCGACTCGGCCACCAGCCCCACGGCAGCGGGGAGCCCCTCTCCCCACTCCTCCCTGCAGAAGGCCAAGGCGCAAGGCAAGGGTGTGGTGAAGACGGGCAAGAGCCGCACAGCCTTCTCGCAGGAGCAGCTGAAAGCCCTGCACCAGCGCTTCCAGAGCCAGAAGTACCTCAGCCCCCAGCAGATCCGGGAGCTGGCCGCTGCCCTTCAGCTCACCTACAAGCAG GTGAAAACATGGTTTCAGAATCAACGGATGAAATTTAAGCGTTGCCAAAAGGAGAGCCAGTGGATGGATAAAGGGATGTATTTACCACAG AATGGGGTTCATCAGGCTGCATACCTGGATATCGCACCCGCGTTCCACCAGGTCTTCCCTGCCGGTTCCAGCAGGAACTTCCAGGCCGTGTCCAACGTGCACCAGGCTTACAGCAGCGGACAGATGTTCGGAAATGGGCAGAACCTGTACTCGTTCCCTTCTGTGGAGGATGAGGGGCTCTTTGGAAAAGGTGGGACGAGCTGCAATACCCAGCAAACCATGGGTTTATTAAGCCAGCAAATGAACTTCTATCACAGCTACTTTGACAATATAGATTATGTCAGCGTGGAGGTTGACGACACCTTCAACTTCCAGAGCTCCTCTGACACTGTCACACCATTTTCGAGCTCTCCTATACAGAATCAATGCCAGTTACCTTGGCATCCCATGGGGGCCCAGAGTGGGTATGAGTCTCAGGTTTGA